A single Calditrichota bacterium DNA region contains:
- a CDS encoding ComF family protein, translated as MGRAVTWQEKLLVAFAPLLDFILPPYCVLCQAHLELHEFVLCTTCWLRLPVCPEPVIAFGARAKVGPAPPLSTSLSVWKYSPEVQEVIHLFKYRGYQCLAHPLGLALGGAIHAAGALAAADLLVPVPLHPARKRERGYNQSELLARTASKICGIPVEAGVLRRTRYTTPQAKLGAAERARNVAGAFAVRVPETVRGKVVMLVDDVFTTGATANECAAVLLKAGARRVGLATVARA; from the coding sequence ATGGCAAGAAAAACTGCTGGTGGCCTTTGCGCCACTGCTCGACTTTATCCTGCCGCCTTACTGCGTGCTCTGCCAAGCCCATCTCGAGTTGCATGAATTCGTGCTTTGCACAACTTGCTGGCTGCGCCTTCCCGTGTGTCCGGAGCCGGTGATCGCTTTTGGCGCGAGGGCCAAAGTGGGCCCAGCCCCACCTTTGTCGACTTCCCTTTCGGTGTGGAAGTACTCGCCTGAGGTCCAAGAAGTAATCCACCTTTTCAAGTACCGCGGGTATCAATGCCTGGCCCACCCGTTGGGCCTTGCGCTGGGGGGCGCAATTCATGCCGCTGGTGCGCTTGCGGCGGCCGATCTGCTGGTGCCGGTACCTCTCCACCCGGCGCGCAAGCGGGAACGTGGCTACAATCAGAGCGAGCTGTTAGCCCGTACGGCGAGTAAGATCTGTGGCATCCCGGTAGAGGCAGGAGTGCTGCGGCGTACACGGTACACGACGCCCCAGGCCAAACTGGGTGCTGCTGAACGGGCGAGAAATGTCGCTGGCGCCTTCGCCGTGCGCGTTCCCGAGACGGTAAGGGGAAAGGTAGTCATGCTCGTCGACGATGTGTTCACGACGGGTGCTACGGCCAATGAGTGCGCGGCAGTGCTCCTGAAGGCAGGGGCACGGCGAGTAGGTCTGGCCACCGTGGCTAGGGCGTAG